One window from the genome of Halococcus saccharolyticus DSM 5350 encodes:
- a CDS encoding amino acid permease, which produces MADEELAKDLGPLAALTIGVGTMIGAGIFVLPGPAVAEAGPLVAVAFVLGGAIALLTALSAAELGTAMPKAGGAYYYVNHALGPLFGSIAGWANWMGLAFASAFYMFGFGQYVGEFLTVPGIDLGVIALGPAKVIALVGAILFVGVNYVGAKETGRLQNVIVVTLVAILTVFTAAGALNADLSTLRPIAPFGYTPLLPTTGLIFVSYLGFVQITSVAEEIKDPGKNLPRAVIGSVVIVTAIYALVLVVLLAVVETPVVANNETAVVDVARFLLGPVGAGVLLFAGLLATASSANASILASSRINFAMGRDGIVSASLNEIHDRFATPYRSIAVTGAFIVLFIVFGDVETLATAGSTLHLVIYGLLNVALIVMREADPADYEPDYRVPFYPITPVLGALISFALIGFIEPFVVLLSFAFVVGAALWYVLYARTRATKQGVLGQYVLSRSEELPDRAISAATTVQPDGGDFRVMVPLANPENQTDLIALASTVAKRRGGRVVAVHIVQVPDQTSLASGAEHVDELDGSADLLDSAEADAETFGVPIETHTVLSHRSFEEIFDAARTYSADTVVMGWGEDSHGAPGRAESAIDELASSLPCDFLVLRNRGFDPSRIVVPTAGGPDSALSARIATLLQAEHDAEIALLHVADDRAEGEAFLAEWADEHGLSDAELIVETGDVEAAIARAAADASMLIVGATERGLLSRLVRGSLVLDVVNEVECSVLLAERTRERGLLDRLLG; this is translated from the coding sequence GTGGCTGACGAGGAGCTCGCGAAGGACCTCGGCCCGCTCGCAGCACTGACCATCGGCGTCGGCACCATGATCGGCGCGGGGATCTTCGTCCTCCCCGGCCCCGCAGTCGCCGAGGCCGGCCCGCTGGTGGCGGTCGCGTTCGTGCTCGGCGGTGCGATCGCGCTCCTCACTGCCCTCTCGGCCGCCGAACTCGGCACCGCGATGCCGAAAGCCGGCGGAGCGTACTACTACGTCAACCACGCGCTCGGGCCGCTGTTCGGCTCGATCGCGGGCTGGGCGAACTGGATGGGGCTCGCCTTTGCCTCGGCCTTCTACATGTTCGGCTTCGGCCAGTACGTCGGCGAGTTCCTCACGGTTCCGGGGATCGATCTCGGCGTGATCGCGCTCGGACCAGCGAAAGTGATCGCGCTCGTCGGCGCGATCCTGTTCGTCGGGGTGAACTACGTCGGCGCGAAGGAGACCGGCCGGCTCCAGAACGTGATCGTGGTCACGCTCGTGGCGATTCTCACGGTGTTCACCGCCGCCGGCGCGCTGAACGCCGATCTCTCGACGCTCCGGCCGATCGCACCGTTCGGGTACACGCCGCTGCTGCCGACGACCGGACTGATATTCGTCTCGTATCTGGGGTTCGTCCAGATCACTTCGGTCGCCGAAGAGATCAAGGATCCCGGGAAGAACCTGCCGCGGGCGGTGATCGGGAGCGTCGTGATCGTGACCGCGATCTACGCCCTCGTCCTGGTCGTGCTGCTCGCGGTCGTCGAGACCCCGGTCGTCGCGAACAACGAGACCGCGGTGGTCGACGTCGCCCGCTTCCTGCTCGGGCCGGTCGGCGCGGGCGTCCTTCTCTTTGCGGGGCTGCTCGCCACCGCCTCCTCGGCGAACGCCTCGATCCTCGCCTCCTCGCGTATCAACTTCGCGATGGGCCGCGACGGGATCGTGAGCGCGTCGCTCAACGAGATCCACGACCGCTTCGCCACGCCGTACCGCTCGATCGCGGTCACGGGTGCGTTCATCGTGCTGTTCATCGTCTTCGGCGACGTCGAGACCCTCGCGACCGCCGGCAGCACGCTCCACCTCGTGATCTACGGCCTCCTGAACGTCGCGCTGATCGTGATGCGCGAGGCCGATCCCGCGGATTACGAGCCCGATTATCGAGTTCCCTTCTACCCGATCACGCCGGTGCTCGGCGCGCTCATCTCCTTCGCGCTCATCGGGTTCATCGAACCGTTCGTCGTCCTGCTCTCGTTCGCGTTCGTCGTCGGCGCGGCGCTGTGGTACGTCCTCTACGCGCGGACACGGGCGACGAAACAGGGCGTGCTCGGTCAGTACGTCCTCAGTCGCTCGGAGGAGCTCCCGGACCGCGCGATCTCGGCGGCCACCACGGTCCAGCCCGACGGCGGCGACTTCCGGGTGATGGTGCCGCTCGCGAACCCCGAAAACCAGACCGACCTGATCGCGCTCGCGAGCACGGTCGCGAAGCGTCGCGGCGGGCGAGTGGTCGCGGTCCACATCGTGCAAGTGCCGGACCAGACCTCGCTCGCCTCCGGGGCCGAACACGTCGACGAGCTCGACGGCTCCGCCGACCTCCTCGACAGTGCGGAGGCCGATGCCGAGACGTTCGGAGTACCGATCGAGACCCACACCGTGCTCAGCCACCGCTCGTTCGAGGAGATCTTCGACGCCGCGCGCACCTACAGCGCCGATACGGTCGTGATGGGCTGGGGCGAGGATTCCCACGGCGCGCCCGGACGTGCCGAGAGCGCGATCGACGAACTCGCGAGCTCGCTTCCCTGTGATTTCCTCGTTCTCAGGAACCGTGGGTTCGATCCCTCGCGGATCGTGGTCCCCACCGCTGGCGGCCCCGACTCGGCACTCAGCGCCCGGATCGCGACGCTGCTCCAGGCCGAACACGATGCTGAGATCGCACTCCTCCACGTCGCCGACGATCGTGCCGAGGGCGAAGCGTTCCTCGCGGAGTGGGCCGACGAACACGGTCTGAGCGACGCCGAACTCATCGTCGAGACCGGCGACGTCGAGGCGGCGATCGCGCGCGCCGCCGCCGACGCCTCGATGTTGATCGTGGGTGCAACCGAGCGCGGGTTGCTCTCGCGCCTGGTCCGTGGTTCACTCGTGCTCGACGTCGTCAACGAGGTCGAGTGTTCGGTGCTGCTCGCCGAGAGGACCCGCGAACGCGGCCTGCTCGATCGACTGCTGGGCTGA
- a CDS encoding DUF389 domain-containing protein, which yields MRQIRTRVPSDSREAVTTALTDADIEYLVSEEASGRDAVIVEIPVPGGGVDPILELLYDAGLDENAYTVISEVETAGATTQAVADLEDRYVAGPKGESGVSYPEIKERAENLEPGRATYIAFAALAAIVAVAGLLLDSAIIIVGAMVIAPFAGSSLSAAVGAVIDDRGMVVDSVGTQLVGLVVAYVGAVAMSLVLRETFFVPAALAITRVQQVGAFLTPSLLAVVVALAAGAAGALALATDLPVSIAGVAVAAAIVPSAATAGIGTVWNEPLVVAGALVLLFMNVVFINVSAYVALVALGYRDSVTRSVRENLTISVRTGAYALVVLGFVVSVIVVSAATASYVGFEGAANREVQTTIDEPVYDDLELVGVSSSYSARELFGGDVSVTVTLSRTTGSEYPTLAQTLQERISAATDRPVTVQLRFLDYEPAVEPTG from the coding sequence GTGCGGCAGATACGGACCCGCGTCCCGAGCGATTCCCGGGAGGCGGTCACGACGGCGCTGACCGACGCCGACATCGAATACTTAGTGTCCGAGGAAGCGAGCGGCCGCGACGCGGTGATCGTCGAGATTCCGGTTCCCGGCGGCGGGGTCGACCCGATCCTCGAACTGCTCTACGATGCGGGCCTCGACGAGAACGCCTACACCGTCATCAGCGAGGTCGAGACCGCGGGCGCGACCACCCAGGCCGTGGCGGACCTAGAGGACCGGTACGTCGCGGGGCCGAAAGGCGAGTCGGGCGTCTCGTACCCCGAGATCAAGGAGCGCGCCGAGAACCTCGAACCGGGACGCGCGACCTACATCGCGTTTGCGGCGCTCGCGGCGATCGTCGCGGTCGCAGGCCTCCTACTCGATTCGGCGATCATCATCGTGGGTGCGATGGTGATCGCCCCCTTCGCCGGATCGTCGCTGTCGGCCGCGGTCGGTGCGGTCATCGACGATCGTGGGATGGTCGTCGACAGCGTGGGTACTCAACTCGTGGGGCTCGTCGTCGCGTACGTCGGCGCGGTGGCGATGAGCCTCGTGCTGCGGGAGACGTTCTTCGTGCCGGCGGCGCTCGCGATCACCCGGGTTCAGCAGGTCGGTGCGTTTCTGACCCCGAGCCTGCTCGCGGTCGTGGTCGCGCTCGCGGCGGGCGCAGCGGGTGCGCTCGCGCTCGCGACCGACCTCCCGGTGTCGATCGCCGGGGTTGCGGTCGCGGCCGCGATCGTCCCCTCGGCGGCAACCGCGGGCATCGGCACCGTCTGGAACGAACCCCTCGTGGTGGCCGGCGCACTCGTCCTCCTGTTCATGAACGTGGTGTTCATCAACGTGAGCGCGTACGTCGCGCTGGTCGCGCTCGGCTACCGTGATTCGGTGACCAGAAGCGTCCGCGAGAACCTCACGATTTCGGTCCGGACGGGTGCGTACGCGCTGGTCGTTCTCGGATTCGTCGTCAGCGTGATCGTCGTGAGCGCGGCGACTGCGAGCTACGTCGGATTCGAGGGTGCGGCCAACCGCGAAGTCCAGACCACCATCGACGAACCGGTGTACGACGATCTCGAACTCGTCGGCGTCAGCTCGAGTTACAGCGCCCGCGAACTGTTCGGCGGTGACGTGTCGGTCACGGTGACGCTGAGTCGCACCACCGGCAGCGAGTATCCGACGCTGGCACAAACCCTTCAGGAACGCATCAGTGCGGCGACCGACCGGCCGGTCACGGTGCAACTGCGCTTTCTCGATTACGAGCCAGCGGTGGAACCGACTGGCTGA